The proteins below come from a single Acetomicrobium sp. S15 = DSM 107314 genomic window:
- a CDS encoding alpha-hydroxy-acid oxidizing protein codes for MSEEIVLTWESISVRARERLQGICFLCKVCDGRACAGQIPGIGGVGTGSSFINNVSALGAIRLNMRTLHSVAEPALESTIFGHRISMPILGGAVAGAKVNFQGCISTWDLTWAQVEGAHKAGTIALTGDGPQAEEYAMGLEAIKKAGGAGMPIIKPRKPEEIIERIRLAEEVEPVAVGIDVDAAGLINMRRSGQFVGPLSPSTLEKICSSTKLPVVVKGIMTKDEAIVAYEAGAAGIVVSNHGGRVLDHTPGTAEVLPEIADAVKSKITVMADGGARSGTDVLKFLALGADAVLIGRPVVWALMGGGVEGVCLLYKRLASELEIAMILTGCRSPEVADKSIIYTTK; via the coding sequence ATGAGTGAAGAAATCGTCTTAACGTGGGAATCGATATCGGTGCGCGCAAGGGAGCGCCTTCAAGGGATCTGTTTCCTGTGCAAGGTTTGCGACGGCAGGGCTTGCGCGGGACAAATTCCAGGCATAGGCGGGGTTGGCACAGGGAGCTCGTTCATCAACAACGTATCTGCGCTGGGCGCCATAAGACTCAATATGCGGACGCTCCACAGCGTAGCGGAGCCAGCCCTCGAAAGCACGATATTCGGGCACAGGATTTCCATGCCGATCTTGGGAGGTGCCGTCGCCGGCGCAAAGGTCAACTTCCAAGGCTGCATAAGCACATGGGACCTCACCTGGGCTCAAGTGGAGGGAGCTCATAAAGCCGGCACGATCGCGCTGACGGGAGACGGCCCCCAAGCAGAAGAATACGCCATGGGGCTCGAAGCTATTAAAAAGGCCGGTGGCGCGGGCATGCCGATCATAAAACCGAGAAAACCCGAAGAGATAATAGAGCGCATCCGCCTGGCCGAAGAGGTCGAACCTGTGGCGGTGGGAATAGACGTAGACGCGGCAGGGTTAATCAATATGAGGAGGTCGGGGCAGTTCGTAGGGCCTTTAAGCCCTTCGACCTTAGAGAAAATCTGCTCCTCGACGAAGCTGCCCGTGGTAGTAAAGGGCATCATGACAAAAGACGAGGCAATTGTAGCCTATGAAGCCGGCGCAGCGGGGATAGTGGTCTCAAACCACGGCGGCAGAGTGCTCGACCACACGCCGGGCACGGCCGAAGTCCTTCCCGAGATAGCTGATGCCGTAAAAAGCAAAATAACCGTGATGGCCGACGGTGGCGCAAGGAGCGGCACGGACGTGCTCAAATTCTTGGCGCTCGGGGCTGACGCCGTCCTCATCGGAAGGCCCGTAGTGTGGGCCTTAATGGGAGGCGGGGTTGAAGGGGTTTGCCTGCTCTACAAAAGGCTAGCCTCGGAACTCGAAATCGCCATGATCCTCACCGGCTGTCGATCGCCTGAGGTGGCAGATAAATCCATCATATATACAACTAAATAG
- a CDS encoding rubrerythrin family protein: MAVKNAMTADFLRSAYGGESMAHMRYLTWSEAAKKEGFPNIARLFNAISYAEWVHANNHFTVLDGDIGDHPVTAGGVFGLKKTAENLSGAIMGEVFEVEQMYPVYLETAKFQGEKEAARSFTFALEAEKLHAELYRKAQEAAKAGKDLEVGKVYICSVCGHTITEAAPDKCPVCGAAKSAYKEF, encoded by the coding sequence ATGGCTGTTAAAAATGCGATGACTGCCGATTTCTTGCGTTCCGCCTATGGCGGCGAGAGCATGGCGCATATGCGCTATTTGACGTGGAGCGAGGCAGCGAAGAAGGAAGGCTTTCCCAATATAGCGAGGCTCTTCAATGCTATATCCTACGCTGAGTGGGTCCATGCGAATAACCACTTTACCGTCCTTGACGGCGATATAGGGGATCATCCTGTGACGGCAGGCGGCGTCTTCGGCCTCAAAAAGACCGCTGAGAATTTGAGCGGCGCTATAATGGGCGAAGTCTTCGAAGTAGAGCAGATGTATCCCGTATATTTAGAGACAGCCAAATTTCAGGGCGAGAAAGAGGCTGCAAGGTCCTTCACCTTTGCGCTCGAGGCCGAGAAGCTCCACGCAGAGTTGTATCGTAAGGCTCAGGAAGCAGCCAAGGCTGGCAAAGACCTGGAGGTGGGCAAGGTTTATATCTGCTCTGTGTGCGGTCACACCATAACCGAGGCTGCCCCTGACAAGTGCCCGGTCTGCGGTGCAGCGAAGAGCGCCTATAAGGAGTTTTAA